One Halobacterium zhouii genomic region harbors:
- the pth2 gene encoding peptidyl-tRNA hydrolase Pth2: MKQVIAARTDLGMGQGKLAAQVAHASLKAYEFTDDRAQRQWKDQGQTKVVVKVGGEQELYAVAEEAKAQGLPTAIISDAGRTQLEPGTPTAVAIGPAADADVDQITGDLSLF, from the coding sequence ATGAAACAGGTCATCGCCGCGCGAACCGACCTCGGGATGGGCCAGGGGAAACTCGCGGCGCAGGTCGCACACGCCTCGCTGAAGGCCTACGAGTTCACCGACGACCGCGCCCAGCGCCAGTGGAAAGACCAGGGGCAGACGAAGGTGGTCGTGAAGGTGGGGGGCGAGCAGGAACTGTACGCGGTCGCCGAGGAGGCGAAGGCCCAGGGGCTGCCGACGGCGATCATCTCGGACGCGGGGCGCACGCAACTGGAACCGGGGACGCCGACCGCCGTGGCCATCGGCCCCGCCGCGGACGCGGACGTCGACCAGATCACCGGCGACCTCTCGCTGTTCTGA
- a CDS encoding YIP1 family protein, whose product MELRRALLRPDDYFATHTPSWTGAVGVVAASAAGIAFVTFVSALLLGFVFTDIGAAVSAGRMNGIALTASFAAFLVTFILWVLVASALHLVVMVTNQGRADTLEETFGVAAWGFPPTVVTTTIAFAVVLGALLVDSNATTGQTLVALQNPVLGSGGVIVIGLDVVAACWQTYVWGYGLHGRHNSPFRGALVGSFVVAFTLVALSMV is encoded by the coding sequence ATGGAACTGAGACGAGCACTCCTTCGACCGGACGACTACTTCGCCACCCACACACCGTCGTGGACAGGCGCGGTCGGTGTCGTCGCCGCCTCCGCCGCCGGGATTGCGTTCGTCACCTTCGTCTCCGCTCTCCTGCTGGGATTCGTCTTCACCGACATCGGAGCCGCAGTGTCCGCAGGGCGGATGAACGGAATCGCACTCACCGCTTCGTTTGCGGCGTTCCTCGTGACGTTCATCCTCTGGGTACTCGTCGCGTCGGCGCTCCACCTCGTCGTCATGGTCACCAATCAGGGACGCGCCGACACACTCGAGGAGACGTTCGGTGTCGCTGCGTGGGGGTTCCCACCGACGGTGGTGACAACCACCATCGCGTTCGCAGTCGTGCTGGGGGCGCTACTCGTGGACTCGAACGCCACTACGGGACAGACCCTCGTAGCTCTCCAGAACCCGGTCCTCGGCAGTGGCGGAGTTATCGTCATCGGCCTTGACGTGGTCGCCGCGTGCTGGCAGACGTACGTCTGGGGGTACGGTCTCCACGGACGCCACAACTCGCCGTTCCGGGGTGCGCTGGTCGGGTCGTTCGTCGTCGCATTCACACTCGTGGCCCTCAGTATGGTGTAG